One genomic region from Gemmatimonadales bacterium encodes:
- a CDS encoding glycoside hydrolase family 127 protein, with protein MSSNPTRREFVLTTGAALAAIPVLPRAMRAALARRGVAGSAPAGAVATPFDLHRVRLLPSPILDDVMINRRYMMGLDPDRLLVSFRTTAGLPTTAEPYYGWEAPNNELRGHFVGHYLSGCALMAAQLGDNDVKARGDHLVAELARCQKANGYLSAFPEEYFDRLKARHGVWAPFYTVHKIFAGLLDSYTLSGNAQALEMAKGLGGWTRDWVAPIDDTQMQAILRTEFGGIGESLDNLAAITGDMSWIEVSKRFDHTRVLTPLAAGRDELTKVHANTTIPKILGAARRYEITGDTTSHDIAQYFWTEVTGKRCFVTGGTSSGENWKNPVGQLSGELAPDTEESCPTYNMLKLTRQIFQWTGDAHAADYYERALYNGMLGTQHPADGEKIYYTPMQSGYWRMFGTPDHGFWCCHGTGVESHSKFGDSIYFHDDSGIWVNLFIPSEVDWDNRGVKLRQETSFPEKGATRLTVQAATPTRFGLRIRMPYWLAGGATIKLNGKAIKVATPPGNYVTINNLWHNGDHVDVTLPMALRVEAMPDDPTVQAVMYGPLVLAGKLGHEPLRAPPTPPRMTPDFDLTPETKPIAVAAIKAKDGNILSAVKHHGGIDFRITGQEHEIALVPFNSVFDERYAVYWKVVRA; from the coding sequence ATGAGCTCGAATCCCACCCGCCGCGAGTTCGTTCTCACCACCGGGGCCGCGCTCGCCGCAATCCCAGTCCTCCCGCGCGCCATGCGAGCGGCACTTGCCCGGCGCGGCGTCGCTGGATCCGCCCCCGCCGGCGCAGTCGCCACCCCGTTCGATCTGCACCGTGTCCGATTGCTCCCGAGTCCGATCCTCGACGACGTGATGATCAACCGGCGCTACATGATGGGGCTCGATCCCGATCGCCTCCTCGTCTCGTTCCGGACCACCGCGGGTCTGCCGACGACGGCCGAGCCGTACTACGGCTGGGAAGCACCGAACAACGAACTGCGCGGGCACTTCGTCGGACACTACCTCTCCGGCTGCGCGCTCATGGCAGCACAACTCGGCGACAACGACGTCAAGGCGCGCGGCGATCATCTCGTCGCCGAACTCGCCAGATGCCAGAAGGCGAACGGCTATTTGAGCGCGTTTCCGGAAGAGTACTTCGACCGGCTCAAGGCACGCCACGGCGTCTGGGCGCCGTTCTACACGGTGCACAAGATCTTCGCCGGCCTCCTCGATTCGTATACGCTCAGCGGCAATGCGCAGGCACTCGAGATGGCGAAGGGGCTCGGCGGCTGGACTCGCGACTGGGTGGCGCCGATCGACGACACCCAGATGCAGGCGATCCTCCGCACCGAGTTCGGCGGGATCGGCGAATCGCTCGACAATCTCGCCGCGATCACCGGCGACATGTCGTGGATCGAGGTGAGCAAGCGATTCGATCACACGCGGGTGCTGACACCGCTCGCCGCAGGGCGTGACGAACTCACCAAGGTGCACGCCAACACCACGATCCCCAAGATCCTCGGCGCCGCGCGGCGCTACGAAATCACCGGCGACACGACATCGCACGACATCGCGCAGTACTTCTGGACCGAAGTTACCGGGAAGCGCTGCTTCGTCACTGGTGGCACCAGCAGCGGCGAAAACTGGAAGAATCCGGTTGGACAACTCTCCGGCGAACTTGCGCCAGATACCGAAGAGAGCTGCCCCACCTACAACATGCTCAAGCTGACGCGGCAGATCTTTCAGTGGACTGGCGATGCCCACGCCGCCGACTACTATGAGCGCGCCCTCTACAACGGGATGCTCGGCACCCAGCACCCCGCGGACGGCGAGAAGATCTATTACACGCCGATGCAATCGGGGTACTGGCGGATGTTCGGCACTCCCGATCACGGTTTCTGGTGCTGTCACGGCACCGGCGTCGAATCGCATTCGAAGTTTGGCGACAGCATCTACTTCCACGACGACAGCGGGATCTGGGTGAATCTCTTCATCCCGTCGGAAGTCGACTGGGACAACCGCGGCGTCAAGCTGCGGCAGGAGACCTCGTTCCCGGAGAAAGGCGCGACGCGCCTCACCGTGCAGGCCGCGACGCCAACGCGGTTCGGGCTGCGGATTCGGATGCCGTACTGGCTCGCAGGCGGTGCAACGATCAAGCTCAACGGCAAGGCGATCAAGGTCGCGACGCCGCCGGGGAATTACGTCACCATCAACAACCTCTGGCACAACGGCGATCACGTCGACGTGACGCTGCCGATGGCGCTGCGCGTCGAAGCGATGCCCGATGACCCGACAGTGCAGGCGGTGATGTACGGACCGCTCGTCCTCGCCGGCAAGCTGGGGCACGAACCGTTGCGCGCACCGCCAACGCCGCCGCGGATGACTCCCGATTTCGACCTCACGCCGGAGACGAAACCGATCGCGGTCGCGGCGATCAAGGCGAAGGACGGCAACATTCTTTCCGCCGTGAAGCATCACGGCGGGATCGATTTCCGGATCACCGGCCAGGAGCATGAGATCGCGCTGGTGCCGTTCAACTCCGTGTTCGACGAGCGATATGCGGTGTACTGGAAGGTGGTCCGCGCCTGA
- a CDS encoding sugar ABC transporter ATP-binding protein produces MGLHRRRPEVPGVAQLTIPAVAFRSVTKRFPGVTALEDVSFEVAAGSCHAVCGENGAGKSTLGRILAGIQSHDGGEILLHGEPVHFGSPRDALDHGVAMVHQELAFCDNLTVAENLSLGALPSRRGFVDRPTLRSRARELLAAIGANIDPTRQLATLSIAEQQLVQIAAAVGSGARVIVFDEPTSSLGQDDAERLYDLIGRLTASGVTVLFVSHRMPEIFRLCDHVTVLRDGKHVGTDSVASIDEGELVHRMIGRRLEQYFPAHANVPLGDEVLRAEHLSSPGRFSDVSFTLRAGEVLGLAGLVGAGRSEVAQAIFGLDRRASGDVFVRGNRVSIRSPRHAMAHGIGLVPEDRKRQGLVLGMLGRENATLPILERLARFTLVRRRAEAELAREESERVRVREGALEQPVSALSGGNQQKVVLAKWLAARSDILILDEPTRGVDVGAKAELHAWIDRMAASGAAVLLISSELPELLNLSRRILVLRGGRVVGDLPRDDANQDQVLRMMAGLQAA; encoded by the coding sequence GTGGGGCTTCACCGACGTCGACCCGAAGTACCTGGCGTTGCCCAACTGACCATCCCCGCCGTCGCCTTTCGTAGCGTCACCAAGCGGTTCCCCGGCGTCACCGCGCTGGAGGATGTGTCGTTCGAAGTCGCCGCCGGTTCGTGCCACGCGGTCTGCGGCGAAAATGGCGCCGGCAAGAGCACGCTCGGGCGGATCCTCGCCGGGATCCAGTCGCACGACGGCGGCGAAATCCTCCTCCATGGCGAGCCGGTGCACTTTGGTTCGCCGCGCGATGCACTGGATCACGGCGTCGCGATGGTGCACCAGGAGCTCGCCTTCTGCGACAATCTCACCGTGGCGGAGAATCTCTCGCTCGGCGCACTTCCCTCCCGACGCGGATTCGTCGATCGACCGACCCTCCGATCCCGCGCCCGCGAACTCCTCGCCGCGATCGGCGCGAACATTGACCCCACGCGACAACTGGCCACGCTCAGCATCGCGGAGCAGCAGCTGGTGCAGATCGCAGCCGCGGTCGGCAGCGGCGCACGAGTGATCGTCTTCGATGAACCAACGAGTTCCCTCGGCCAGGACGACGCCGAGCGGTTGTACGACCTGATCGGACGGTTGACGGCGAGCGGCGTCACGGTCCTCTTCGTGTCGCACCGGATGCCGGAGATCTTCCGGCTCTGCGATCATGTCACCGTGCTGCGCGACGGCAAGCACGTCGGGACCGATTCGGTTGCGTCGATCGACGAAGGTGAGCTCGTCCATCGGATGATCGGGCGGCGGCTCGAACAGTATTTCCCGGCGCACGCGAATGTCCCGCTCGGTGACGAGGTCCTCCGCGCCGAACATCTCTCCTCGCCGGGGCGCTTCAGCGATGTCTCCTTCACGCTGCGCGCCGGTGAAGTCCTCGGACTTGCCGGCCTGGTGGGTGCTGGCCGCTCGGAGGTGGCGCAGGCGATCTTTGGTCTCGACCGGCGTGCGAGCGGCGACGTCTTCGTCCGCGGCAATCGTGTCAGCATTCGCAGTCCACGGCACGCGATGGCCCACGGGATCGGGCTCGTGCCGGAGGATCGCAAGCGACAGGGGCTCGTCCTCGGCATGCTCGGCCGCGAGAATGCGACGCTGCCGATCCTGGAACGCCTTGCCCGCTTTACCCTCGTCCGGCGACGTGCCGAAGCCGAACTCGCGCGGGAAGAATCAGAACGCGTGCGGGTCCGGGAGGGAGCACTCGAACAGCCGGTGAGCGCACTGTCCGGCGGCAATCAGCAGAAGGTCGTCCTCGCCAAGTGGCTGGCGGCGCGCAGCGACATCCTCATCCTCGACGAGCCGACGCGCGGCGTCGACGTCGGCGCGAAGGCGGAGCTGCATGCGTGGATCGACAGGATGGCCGCCTCCGGAGCGGCGGTGCTGCTCATCTCCAGCGAGCTTCCCGAACTACTCAATCTCTCCCGGCGGATTCTCGTCCTTCGCGGCGGCCGCGTTGTCGGTGATCTGCCGCGCGACGATGCCAACCAGGATCAGGTGCTCCGGATGATGGCGGGGCTGCAGGCGGCGTGA
- a CDS encoding substrate-binding domain-containing protein yields MTIRQMIVASALLGIAACGKSTAGGGKTFRIAMVAKSSTNPVFISGRAGADSAAKELSATSGVHVVIDWLTPPNEDGTVQAQRIAQAVNEGDNAILVSASDAGKVTGAIDDAVARGVPVMMFDSDAPQSKRFSFYGGDDHAMGAQVMDELAKQMDGKGKIAILAGNQNAPNLQMRVQGVKDEAKKYPGITILNTFYHLETPQDAAGEVLRAQNAYREIQGWAMIGGWPLFTSALLTDLDPSKVKIVSVDALPAELAYVDKGLAPVLLAQPTFLWGYVSVKTIFDHVYLKKDVPAHVQMDLVRVSKENLGTWARQLKAWGFTDVDPKYLALPN; encoded by the coding sequence ATGACGATCCGTCAGATGATTGTCGCTAGCGCACTCCTTGGCATTGCCGCGTGCGGCAAGTCGACGGCGGGCGGCGGGAAGACCTTTCGCATCGCGATGGTCGCCAAGAGCTCGACCAACCCCGTCTTCATCTCGGGGCGCGCCGGTGCCGATTCGGCGGCGAAGGAACTTTCCGCTACCTCCGGCGTGCACGTCGTGATCGACTGGCTTACGCCGCCCAACGAAGACGGCACCGTGCAGGCGCAGCGCATCGCGCAAGCAGTCAACGAGGGGGACAACGCGATCCTCGTCTCCGCGAGTGACGCGGGAAAGGTCACCGGCGCAATTGACGACGCCGTCGCGCGCGGCGTCCCGGTGATGATGTTCGACAGCGATGCGCCGCAGTCAAAGCGGTTCTCGTTCTATGGTGGCGACGATCACGCGATGGGCGCGCAGGTGATGGACGAACTCGCGAAGCAGATGGATGGCAAGGGAAAGATCGCCATTCTCGCTGGCAACCAAAACGCGCCGAATCTGCAGATGCGCGTGCAGGGGGTGAAGGATGAGGCGAAGAAGTATCCCGGCATCACCATCCTCAACACCTTTTACCATCTCGAAACACCGCAGGACGCCGCCGGCGAGGTGCTCCGCGCCCAGAATGCCTATCGCGAGATCCAGGGATGGGCGATGATCGGCGGATGGCCGCTCTTCACCAGCGCACTCCTCACCGACCTCGATCCGTCGAAGGTGAAGATCGTGTCGGTCGACGCGCTGCCGGCCGAACTGGCGTATGTCGACAAGGGACTCGCTCCCGTCCTTCTCGCCCAACCGACGTTCCTCTGGGGCTATGTGTCGGTGAAGACGATCTTTGATCACGTCTATCTCAAGAAGGACGTGCCGGCGCACGTGCAGATGGATCTGGTTCGCGTCTCGAAGGAGAACCTCGGCACCTGGGCACGGCAGCTCAAGGCGTGGGGCTTCACCGACGTCGACCCGAAGTACCTGGCGTTGCCCAACTGA
- a CDS encoding ABC transporter permease, producing MIVLFALGTVLTLVAGSHVDPMTGSSVNNFLNAHTLIQMATDASTFAIMGVGATLVIISGGIDLSVGAVYALAGVVMAMVLHALGPMSGLLTVAVGLATCLVVSFLCGLANGIMVVGLNVHSFIITLGTMWILRGVAFVISHAESILVPDSLTSVAKASLGLGESLSPVPLLCMIAVTILGNIYLVRTVMGRHVFAVGGNAEASRFSGLNVKRINVGVFLWSGITAGIAAFIGAAFYGSATSSDGTGYELYVIAAAVVGGASLIGGKGSATGAMLGALLIVLIRQAIRTLHLDQNYEWIIIGTTMILAVVLDQSGSRLLARRLARGST from the coding sequence GTGATCGTTCTCTTCGCCCTCGGCACAGTCCTCACACTGGTTGCCGGTTCGCACGTTGACCCGATGACCGGGTCGTCGGTCAACAACTTTCTCAATGCGCACACCCTGATCCAGATGGCCACCGACGCGAGCACTTTCGCGATCATGGGCGTCGGCGCCACGCTGGTGATCATTTCGGGCGGGATCGATCTCTCCGTCGGCGCCGTCTACGCGCTCGCCGGCGTGGTGATGGCGATGGTGCTGCACGCTCTCGGTCCGATGAGCGGACTCCTCACTGTCGCCGTCGGCCTGGCCACCTGCCTCGTCGTCTCATTCCTCTGCGGGCTCGCCAACGGGATCATGGTGGTCGGACTCAATGTCCATTCCTTCATCATCACGCTCGGTACGATGTGGATCCTCCGCGGCGTCGCGTTCGTCATCAGCCACGCCGAGAGCATTCTGGTCCCCGACTCACTGACATCGGTCGCGAAGGCGTCGCTCGGACTCGGTGAATCGCTGTCGCCGGTGCCATTGCTCTGCATGATCGCGGTGACAATCCTCGGCAATATCTATCTGGTCCGCACCGTCATGGGGCGGCATGTCTTTGCGGTGGGCGGGAACGCCGAGGCGAGCCGCTTCTCGGGCCTCAACGTGAAGCGGATCAACGTCGGCGTCTTTCTCTGGTCGGGGATCACCGCCGGGATCGCGGCGTTCATCGGCGCAGCATTCTACGGGTCGGCGACGTCGTCTGATGGTACAGGGTACGAACTGTACGTGATTGCGGCAGCCGTGGTCGGCGGCGCGTCGCTCATCGGCGGCAAGGGGAGCGCCACCGGCGCGATGCTCGGCGCACTCCTCATCGTGCTGATCCGCCAGGCGATCCGGACGTTGCACCTCGACCAGAACTATGAGTGGATCATCATCGGTACGACGATGATCCTCGCCGTCGTCCTCGACCAGAGCGGGTCCAGACTCCTCGCGCGCCGCCTGGCGCGCGGCTCGACGTAG
- a CDS encoding ribulokinase, whose protein sequence is MTVVAGVDFGTQSVRVSIVDHLEGVVGFGVAEYPINRDRSDPDFATQSHQAHMGALVDAMRVALADAKIDGSAIQALALDTTGSTVVIVGKNLEPLDDYYLWCDHRAAAEAARITEIAHDLDLPAIRACGGVYSSEWGFAKLLHWLRHHPDSRGDVVTALEHCDMVAAVLCGVTDVDALPRSVCAMGHKWLWSEADGGLPPESFLNAVDPLLAGMRGKLGGRYERSDRIAGKLTPHWAKTLGLRPGIPIPVGAFDAHWDAIGAGIAVGDVVNVLGTATCTMAIAESTGEIPGLCGIVPGSIHPDYVGIEAGLSATGYLFESIARRSNTTVAALGPEVERYRAGETGLLRLTWDNGDRTVLVNPALGGVTLGWNLNHTAADELFAAIEGTAFHTRVILERMSEHGVPIHRMIHGGGIPQKNDALNRIYASVMNKPVLVPERPITSLGSAMFACVAAGLHPTIEAAQRALCPPYRVVLPDAAAVETYDRLFAHWRSLYYSLGQQGSEPVAVGTILPDLREIARNARARA, encoded by the coding sequence ATGACTGTCGTCGCAGGCGTCGATTTCGGCACCCAGAGCGTACGCGTCTCGATCGTGGATCACCTCGAAGGTGTGGTCGGGTTCGGCGTGGCCGAATATCCGATCAATCGCGACCGTTCCGACCCTGATTTTGCAACGCAATCGCACCAGGCGCACATGGGAGCCCTGGTGGATGCGATGCGAGTTGCGCTCGCCGACGCGAAAATCGACGGCTCGGCGATCCAGGCGCTGGCGCTCGATACCACCGGATCGACCGTTGTCATCGTGGGGAAGAATCTCGAGCCGCTCGACGACTACTACCTCTGGTGCGATCATCGTGCGGCGGCTGAAGCGGCGCGGATCACCGAGATCGCGCACGACCTCGACCTTCCCGCCATCCGCGCCTGCGGCGGCGTCTACTCATCGGAGTGGGGCTTCGCCAAACTCCTCCACTGGCTGCGGCATCATCCCGATTCGCGCGGCGACGTGGTCACCGCGCTCGAGCACTGCGACATGGTCGCCGCGGTCCTGTGCGGGGTCACCGACGTAGATGCGCTGCCACGATCGGTCTGTGCCATGGGCCACAAGTGGCTCTGGAGCGAAGCCGATGGCGGCCTCCCGCCGGAATCGTTTCTCAATGCGGTCGATCCGTTGCTGGCCGGAATGCGCGGCAAGCTTGGCGGCCGATACGAACGGTCGGATCGGATCGCCGGCAAGCTCACGCCGCACTGGGCGAAGACCCTTGGGCTCCGGCCGGGGATTCCCATTCCGGTCGGCGCGTTCGACGCGCACTGGGACGCGATCGGCGCCGGGATCGCGGTCGGCGACGTCGTCAACGTCCTCGGCACCGCGACGTGCACCATGGCGATCGCCGAATCGACCGGCGAGATCCCGGGATTGTGCGGCATCGTTCCCGGCTCGATCCATCCCGACTACGTCGGCATCGAGGCGGGGCTTTCTGCCACCGGCTACCTGTTCGAATCAATTGCCCGGCGCTCGAACACGACCGTCGCCGCGCTCGGTCCCGAGGTCGAACGGTACCGCGCCGGCGAGACCGGGCTCTTGCGGCTCACGTGGGACAACGGTGATCGGACCGTCCTGGTGAACCCCGCGCTCGGCGGCGTCACGCTCGGCTGGAATCTCAATCACACCGCCGCGGACGAGCTCTTCGCTGCGATCGAAGGGACGGCGTTCCATACCCGCGTGATCCTCGAGCGGATGAGCGAGCATGGCGTGCCGATTCACCGGATGATTCACGGCGGCGGGATTCCGCAGAAGAACGACGCGCTGAATCGCATCTATGCCAGCGTGATGAACAAGCCTGTGCTGGTGCCGGAGCGACCGATCACGTCGCTTGGGTCCGCGATGTTTGCGTGCGTCGCCGCCGGACTGCATCCGACGATCGAGGCGGCGCAGCGCGCGCTCTGCCCGCCGTACCGCGTCGTGCTCCCCGATGCGGCCGCCGTGGAGACGTACGACCGGCTCTTCGCGCACTGGCGCTCGCTATACTATTCGTTGGGACAGCAGGGCTCGGAGCCGGTGGCGGTTGGAACGATCCTTCCCGACCTCCGGGAGATTGCCCGGAACGCGAGAGCCCGGGCGTAA
- the araD gene encoding L-ribulose-5-phosphate 4-epimerase AraD yields the protein MTVDTLRDEVLRANLALATSGLARFTFGNASAIDRAAGAIVIKPSGVPYDELTPSSMVVTDLDGRVAEGSLRPSSDLATHVALYRAFPGIGGIVHTHSHFATAWAQAEREIPCLGTTHADYFHGPVPVTAPMEPHSIDGEYEANTGTAIIERFETLDAATMPAVLVAGHAPFCWGKSVGAAVHTAQVLEEVAAMAYHTMMINAEAAGISTALRDRHFFRKHGKDAYYGQR from the coding sequence GTGACGGTTGACACCCTCCGGGATGAGGTTCTCCGCGCCAATCTCGCGCTGGCGACCAGCGGGCTGGCGCGGTTCACCTTCGGCAATGCCAGCGCGATCGACCGCGCCGCCGGCGCGATCGTGATCAAACCGAGCGGCGTGCCATATGACGAGCTCACGCCCAGCTCGATGGTCGTCACCGACCTCGACGGTCGCGTTGCGGAGGGTTCGCTCCGTCCCTCGTCCGATCTCGCGACGCATGTCGCATTGTACCGCGCGTTCCCAGGCATTGGCGGCATCGTTCATACGCACTCGCACTTTGCCACCGCCTGGGCCCAGGCCGAGCGCGAGATCCCGTGTCTCGGCACCACGCATGCCGACTATTTCCACGGTCCCGTGCCGGTGACAGCGCCGATGGAGCCGCATTCGATTGACGGCGAATACGAGGCGAACACCGGAACGGCGATCATCGAACGGTTCGAGACCCTTGATGCAGCGACAATGCCGGCTGTCCTTGTTGCCGGTCACGCACCGTTCTGCTGGGGCAAATCCGTGGGAGCGGCGGTGCACACCGCCCAGGTGCTCGAAGAGGTCGCCGCGATGGCGTATCACACGATGATGATCAACGCCGAGGCGGCCGGGATCTCGACGGCGCTCCGCGACCGGCACTTTTTCCGGAAGCACGGGAAGGACGCGTATTACGGACAGCGGTGA
- a CDS encoding aldose epimerase family protein produces MTRPTITSAPFGTLPGGDSVTLYTLSNGRGMTVRIMTYGGIIQSIDVPDRSGAIGDVVLGYDSLAGYLRSSPYFGALVGRYGNRIAHGRFTLDGETYHLDTNNGPNALHGGLRGFDKVVWAAAPFTRDSEVGVVLSHTSPDGDQGYPGTLQARVTYTLRESNELVIDYHAATDKATPLNLTNHSYFNLTGHGNILGEVLTLNADRYTPVDSTLIPTGELASVAGTPFDFRTPTAIGARIDSADPQIRNGHGYDHNFVINRTSDTTLTLVAKVVDPATRRVLTVSSTQPGVQFYTGNFLDGSITGKGGVVYARRSGFALETQHFPDSPNHANFPSTILRPAQEFASRTIFAFGVEQ; encoded by the coding sequence ATGACACGTCCAACCATCACGAGCGCGCCGTTCGGAACGCTTCCCGGCGGCGATTCGGTCACGCTGTACACGCTGTCGAACGGTCGCGGCATGACCGTCCGGATCATGACATACGGCGGGATCATCCAGTCGATCGATGTGCCGGACAGGAGCGGCGCGATCGGCGATGTGGTGCTCGGTTACGATTCGCTGGCGGGATATCTCCGCAGCTCACCGTACTTCGGCGCGCTCGTCGGCCGCTACGGCAATCGCATCGCCCACGGCCGCTTCACGCTTGACGGTGAGACGTATCATCTCGACACCAACAACGGCCCCAACGCGCTGCACGGCGGCCTGCGCGGGTTCGACAAGGTCGTCTGGGCGGCGGCCCCATTCACCCGTGACAGCGAAGTGGGTGTCGTCCTGAGCCATACCTCTCCCGATGGAGATCAGGGATATCCCGGAACGCTGCAGGCACGGGTGACGTACACTCTTCGCGAGTCGAACGAACTGGTCATCGACTATCACGCCGCCACCGACAAGGCGACGCCGCTCAATCTCACCAACCACTCGTATTTCAACCTCACCGGGCACGGCAACATCCTCGGCGAAGTCCTCACGCTCAATGCTGATCGGTACACGCCCGTCGATTCGACGCTGATCCCCACCGGCGAGCTCGCGTCCGTAGCGGGGACTCCCTTCGATTTCCGCACGCCGACCGCGATCGGCGCACGAATCGACAGTGCCGATCCGCAGATCAGGAACGGGCACGGTTACGACCACAACTTCGTGATCAATCGCACCAGCGACACCACCCTCACGCTGGTCGCAAAGGTCGTCGATCCGGCGACCCGGCGGGTCCTCACGGTGTCGAGTACCCAACCCGGTGTGCAGTTCTACACCGGCAACTTCCTCGACGGGTCGATCACCGGTAAGGGCGGCGTTGTCTACGCCCGTCGGAGCGGGTTCGCGCTCGAGACCCAGCATTTCCCTGACTCGCCCAATCACGCCAACTTTCCGTCGACGATCCTGCGCCCCGCGCAGGAGTTTGCGTCGCGAACCATCTTCGCCTTCGGCGTGGAGCAGTGA